Part of the Bacteroidota bacterium genome, TTTCAACTTGTCGAGCCGGGGAATGATACCATCGTTTTTTCTCCGACGTGCAGTCCGAGGGGGCTGATCCCCGACACCGCCCTCTGGGACGAAACCCAGATCGTGCGTCTCATCGACGGGGCGACCTCCGGGGTCATGTGCCAGTTCCTCACCTACTCGCCGGTGGGGAGGGACAAGAGTTACTATCCGGTGCTCGAGAATGCCCTGCGCCGGGCCGCCGCGCGCGGAGTCAAGGTAAAGATGATCGTCTCAGACTGGTCGAAGGAGCATCCGGTGGAGGATTACCTCAAGAGCCTCGCACAGATCCCGAACATCCAGGTGAAATACAGCGTCATCCCCGACTGGTCGAAGGGGTATGTTTCCTTCGCCCGCGTCGAGCATCTCAAGTACCTGGTGGTGGACAGCGCGAGCTGCTGGATCGGAACGGCAAACTGGGAGAAGAGTTATTTTTACTCGACCCGGAACGTGGGCGTGAGCGTGCAGAACGGAAGAATCTCGAAACTTCTCCGTCGGATTTTTCTCAAGGGGTGGGACGGCCCCTACACCGAGGCCGTCAGAGCGGAAGTCGACTATCGGAGCCGGCGTCACGGGGAGTAACGGGCGCGGCTGAGAGCTCCGCCGCGCGATGACGCTTTCGTTTTTTCTTCAACTGGGTATAATAGAACGCCGACTCCATCACCGTGAGGAGCGCCAGCGAGAGGGTGTCGCGGTCCAGCCAAAGGCCGAATCCTTTTTCTGCAATGATCAGCCCGACGAGAAACGTCGACATCGTCCAGCCCACCGAGAAGATCAGGACAAAAAAGCCGACCGCCAGCAGCCCCTCCTTCCAGTTCGCCTCCTGCCAGCGCTTCGTATAGAACGTGACCGCGGCAATCGTGTGGAGGTAGAAAATGAAGAGCGTGATCATGCGCGGGGGGTGGCGTCAGGCGGCGTGATTCGATGAAAAGAGCGCGCCGATGGTCCTGAACAGTATCTTGAGGTCGAAACCGAGCGACCAGTTCTCTATGTAGTAGATGTCGTACCGGACCCGTTCTTCGAGCGAGGTATTTCCCCGCAAGCCGTTGATCTGCGCCCACCCCGTCATTCCTGTCTTCATCCGGTGCCGGTCGAGGTATTTCGGGATCGGCGTCTTGCCGGGGTCGTCTTTCCTGGAAAACTGCTCGACAAAAAAGGGCCGTTCCGGACGGGGCCCGACGAGGCTCATCTCCCCTCTCAGCACGTTGAACAGCTGCGGCAACTCGTCCAGGCTCGAGGCGCGGAGAAATTTTCCCACGGCGGTCCTGCGGGGATCGTCATCACGCGCCCAGACCGGGCCGGTCGACGACTCAGCCATCTGATTCATCGAGCGGAACTTCAGCATACGGAACGGCCTTCCGTCGAGCCCCACGCGTTCCTGCCGGAAGAACACCGGTCCCCTCGAATCCAGCCTGATGAAGAGAGCGAGGAGGAGGAAGAGCGGCGAAAAGAGAATCAGAAGGGGGATCGTCAGGGCAAGGTCGAACGCGCGTTTCGAGATCCTTCCCCACGACGTCATCGGCATCCCCTTCACCTTGATAAAGGGAATCCCCTCAATCTCCTTCACCGTCATCCGGCTGGCGAGCAATTCGACGATGTCCGGGACGAGGAGGAACTCGACATTGAGCCCCTCGCATTCCTGCATCATACGGAACAGTTCCAGGTGGTCTTCCTGCGGGAGGGCTATCAGGGCCAGCTCGACCTTCTCTTCCGAAATCCTTGGGGCTACTTCGTTGTACGCGCCGAGATACGCCACGGAGGCGAGGGGTGTTCCGGCCGCCGGTGCGGAGGGCGCGAAACATCCCACCAGCCGGTATCCCAGAAGAGGATGGTTATGGAGCGACTCAAAAATCCTCTGTGCCGCGTCGCTGCTTCCGATGATGACCGCCTTGCAGAGATCGCGGCCGCTCCGGTAAAGACTTTTTTCGATGAGATGGAGGACCGCCCTTCCCGAGCAGATGAGAACAACCGACGTGATCCAGAGGAGGCCGAAGACGAGGCGCGAGTAGGAGAATTCCCGGTAGAAAAAAGCTCCGCTCATCACGATCAGCATTCCGATGGAGACGAGCTTTACCACGTCGAGGAACTCACCCGGCAGGGAAACGTTCCGCCGGGCTCCGTACATGCGGCGGGATTGAAACAGGATCAGCCAGACGGCGATGACGGCGATCGACCCGTAGAGATACGCCGCGAACGGGGGCTTCTCCCCCCCGACCGTCAAAAGTTTCAGCAGCGATGTGTCGAAGCGGAGCCAGTAGGATATCAGAAACGCGGACTCGACCGCCACGGCGTCGAACAACACCCCGAGGGCCGGAATGAGAACATCGTTTCGGCGAGGGAGCCCCATGCCGGCCGGTTATCCGAACATCTCGTGTTCCAGGAGTCCGCAGAGGATGTGCGCGACGGTAATGTGCCCCTCCTGGATGCGCTGCGTATCGGCCGAAGGGATGACGATGGGGATATCGACCAGCTTTTTCGCTTTCCCCCCTCCTTTTCCGAGGAACCCGATCACGGTCATGCCTTGCTTTGTTGCGTTGACGATTGCGCGGTTCACGTTCTCCGACGCTCCGCTCGTGCTGATCGCGATCAGCACATCCCCCTTCTTCCCCAGCCCTTCCACCTGCCGGGCGAAGATGTTCTCAAACCCGAGGTCGTTCCCGCCTGCGGTGAGCATCGAACTGTCGGTCGTCAGGGCGATCGCCGCGAGGGCGGGCCTGTCGGGTTTGCTCATGCGGATGACGAGCTCCGTCGCAATGTGCTGCGAATCGGCGGCGCTGCCCCCGTTGCCGCAGAGGAGAACCTTCCCCCCCTTCCTGTACGAAAGGAGGATCGCGTTCAGCGCATCCCGGATCCCGGCCGCGCAGGCGTCGAACATGTTCTGTTTTGTTTCGGCGCTCTCCTCGAGCTGCCGCCGGATGTAACGGTTCCGGGCTTCGGTGGTGGTGGAGTTCTTCGGCATTCGTCAGGTCACTCTCAAATGAACGTGTGGAGGGTCGGTCGCACTACCCCGAAAGCATCGACTGGATGATGCCGGAGACCTGCTCCAGGGTCTCGTCGAGTTTGGAAATGTCCTTGCCCCCTGCGGTCGCAAGGTGGGGTCTCCCGCCGCCGCCGCCCCCGACCCGTTTGGCGAGCTCCCCCACGATTTTTCCCGCCTGAAGTTTTTTCTCTTTGATCAGGTCGTCGGTAACGACGCAGACAAGCGCCACCTTCTGGTCGATGACGGCGCCGAGCACGCCCACGCCGGAGGGGAGTTTCTCTCTCAGAGTATCTGCGAGGCTCTTCAGTTCGTCCGCAGTTCCGGCTTCGATCCGGGCGGAGACCACTTTGAATCCGTTCACAGGCACTCCCCGCGAAATAATCACCTCGAGGCCCGAGGTCGCCTCCTTCACCCGGTATTTGCTCAGCTCCTTCCGGAGGTCGTGGGTCGATTTGGAGAGCTGTTCGAGCGCGTCCTGCCGCTCGCGGGCCGCCTGGTCGACCGCCGCGAGCCGGTCCCGGGAATTCATGCCGGGCGGAAGAGAAATCGCTCCGGGCGAAGGCCCCGGCGAGGGTTCGTGCACGGTGTGCTGGCGGAGCTGCCTCTCAAGATCCTCCTTCTCCCGCAGGAGCCGTTCAATCTGGTGATCAAGATCGCCGGCTTTCTCAATCCGGCCCTGAATGTATTTCTCGAGCCCCTCCCCCGTGACAGCTTCGATCCGCCGGATGCCGCTCGCGATGCCCGACTCGGCGACGATCTTGAACAGCCCGATGTCGGTCGTGCTTTTGACGTGGGTCCCGCCGCAGAGCTCGACCGAGAATGCCGGGTCGATCTCAACGACACGCACGCGGTCTCCATATTTTTCGCCGAAAAACATTTTGACGTTCGGATACCGCCTCTTCGCCTCCTCGATGGTGAGCCATTCCTTCGGGTCATTCAGCGCGACGACTTTGACCGATTGAGCGATCTTTTCGTTGACAATATCCTCGATCGCGTTCAGTTGATCGGGAGTGATCCTCTCAAAATGATTAAAATCGAAACGCAGGTGATCCGGCGCCACCAGCGAACCCTGCTGGTGCGCGTGCGTCCCGAGCACCCTGCGGAGCGCCTCATGGACAAGGTGTGTGGCGGTGTGGTTGCGTTCTACATTGCGGCGGCGGACCGGACCGACCTTCAGCGCGACGAGCGTGCCCCTGGCCAGCTTCATCTCTTCCGCGAGCACATGGACCATCGCGTCGTTGGCCTTGAGGGTGGCGATCACGGCGAGCTTCCTGCCGTCGACGATGATCATTCCTTCGTCTCCGACCTGTCCGCCGGACTCGCCATAGAACGGAGTCGGGTCAACAACAAGTTCGTTTCGATCGGATTTCACGACACTGCCGGAGGCCTCCAGGGTGTCGTACCCCACAAACCGGAGGGTTTTGGCATCCATGTCTTTCGTGAATTCCAAAGCCGCCCCCTTGCCCGGAATGACAGACGCGGTCGCGGCGCTGCCGCCGCCCGCAGACGCCGCAACAGATGTCCCTGCGACAACTTTGGACTGGCTCTTTTGCGCATTCATGAGTTCGGCAAATCGGCTCATATCAACCGTGAGGCCGCGTTCCTGCGCAATCAGCCCGGTGAGGTCGGGCGGAAACCCGAAGGTGTCGTACAACTTGAATGCTTCATCTCCCGGAAATGTCTTTGAAGGACCGACTCGCCCGACCACAGACTCGAATATCTCCAGCCCGCGGTCCAGTGTCGTATTGAAGCTCTCTTCCTCCCCCTTGATCATCCGCTCGATCAGCGATTGTTTCTCCCTGATCTCGGGATACTGATCCCCCATCGAGCTCGCAACAGCATCAACCACCTTGTAGATGAACGGTTCGTGCATCCCGAGGGTCCTGCCGAAGCGGGCGGCGCGCCGGAGAATTCTGCGCATGACATACCCGCGCCCCTCGTTCGATGGAATCCCACCGTCCGCGATCGCGAACGAGAGCATGCGCACGTGATCCGCGATCACGCGGAAGGCGACGTCGACTTCCGATTGCGGATCATCCGGTGATCCCGAATATCGCTTGTCCGTAATCGAGGCGATTCGCGAGATGACCGGCATGAAGACGTCCGTATCGTAATTCGATTTCTTTCCCTGTAGCACGGCACAGATGCGCTCGAATCCCATCCCCGTGTCGACATGCTTCGCCGGGAGCGGAGTGAGAGTCCCTTGTGCGTCCCGGTCGTACTGAATGAAGACGAGGTTCCAGATCTCCATCACGCGGGGATCGCCCGCGTTCACGAGGTGTCCTCCGGAATAATCGGATGTCAGGTCGATGTGGATCTCCGAGCAGGGCCCGCAGGGCCCGGTCTCACCCATCTCCCAGAAGTTGTCTTTCTTCCCGAACCGGAGCACGTGCGAGGGATCGATATCGGTGACCCCTTTCCATAGTTCTTCCGCCTCATGGTCGGTCTCATAGACCGTCGCAAAAAGGCGCTTTTTCTCAATCCCCCACACGGCGGTCAGAAGCTCCCAGGCCCACTCTATGGCTTCGCGCTTATAATAGTCGCCGAACGACCAATTGCCGAGCATCTCGAAGAAGGTGTGGTGGTAGGTGTCCCGGCCGACCTCCTCCAAATCGTTGTGCTTTCCGCTCACCCGGATGCATTTTTGCGAATCTACGGCCCTTCGGTAGCCCCGTCTCCCCGTCCCGAGGAAAACGTCCTTAAATTGGTTCATTCCGGCGTTGGTGAACAAAAGCGTCGGATCTTCGTATGGTATAACGGGTGAGCTTGGGACGATCGCATGATCCCGCTCTTTAAAGAACTTCAGAAAACCACTTCGTATTTCGTTGGCAGTCATCATAGTATTACCGGGGCGCGCCCTATACTTCGATCTGGGTCATCAGTTCAATTTCTTCGAGGATTCCGCTTACTTCGACACACCGCTTCATCTCGCCGACGTAGACCATCGCCTTTCCTCGTGTGTGGACCTCCCAGGTGAGGGCTTCAGCGCGGGGGAAGTCGCATCCGGTCGCCTTGATGATCTGTCCGATCACCTCTTCGAAGGTGTGAACCTCGTCATTGTAAAGAATCACTTTCGCAGGCTCCTGGATGGCACCTTCAATCCCCAGCTCCTCCTCCGAACCGGATAGAGGATTACTCTCCGCACTATGTACAATCGAGAAAAACACAGCTGTCAGACACAATAGTAGGAAAAAACGCCCACTTTTGCAATGATCATCCATTGACTTTAGACCACTGAAGGGATATATTAGTATGACTCATGTTAATTCTCGTCCACCATCTCTTATGAAAAAAAAGCTGGCGACCCTGTTCGTGGCAGGGCTTGCCTTCTCCCTCACGTTTCTCCTCTCCACCGCACATCGCCCGGCTCCTTCGCATAAAACTCCGGATGAACGGGAAGATAATGCGCGCGAAATGTTCGAATGGTGGTACAACCAGCGGGCGTTTCCCTACGATCTGATCCCGCAGGGGGCTTTCCAGAAGGCCGCCTCCTATGCGAAAACAAAGATGCGGCGCGAGGCAAAAGGCCCCTTTTCCGGGACGGCGACCCCGCCCTGGGTTTCGATCGGGCCCAACAACGTCGGCGGCCGCACGCTCTCGATCGCGGTCGATCCCGTCCATTCGAATGTCGTCTGGGCCGGTTCCGCGAGCGGCGGGCTCTGGAAATCGACGACGGGCGGGGAAGGCGCAACCGCATGGAGTTATGTCCCGACCGGCTATCCGACCCTCTCCGTCAGCGCAATCGCCATCGACCCCGGCAATACAAATGTCATCTACATCGGAACGGGGGAGATCGGCCCTTACCGCGGCGCGGTGGTCGGGACGCCGGGTGCCCGTTCTTCGTACGGAATGGGAATCCTCAAATCGACGAACGGAGGCGCGAGCTGGGCCCAGACTTCGCTGACGTGGACCTTCTCGCAGATCACGGCGGTCGAGAAGATCGCCATCAACCCGCGCAACTCGAAGACCCTCTATGCGGCGACGAGCGAGGGCGTCTATAAATCCGTGGATGCGGGCGCGAATTGGACTCTCACCGACGCGACGCTGATGGCGATGGACATCGCGATCAATCCCTCCGACACAGCCATAGTCTACGCGACACACGGCAACCTCAACTCGACGGCCCTGGCAGGACTCTACCAGACCCTCGATGCCGGAGGAGAATGGTTTCCGCTTGCGAACGGTCTTCCGGGGACCGATTTTGGAAGGGCGGCGATCTCGATCTGCACCAGCCATCCTTCGACCGTCTACCTCGCGGTCGCAAACGCGACGACCGGGGCGGCGTTCGGACTCTTCCGGTCCGACGATGACGGCGGATTCTGGGCGCAGGTATCGGATTCAAATTTTACATCGGCGCAGGGGTGGTATGACATCGCGGTCGGCGTAAAACCGACCGATCGCTTTACGGTGTTTACCTCGGGCCTCGACATCTATCGGTCGACAACCGGCGGCGATTCCCCCA contains:
- the alaS gene encoding alanine--tRNA ligase, which codes for MMTANEIRSGFLKFFKERDHAIVPSSPVIPYEDPTLLFTNAGMNQFKDVFLGTGRRGYRRAVDSQKCIRVSGKHNDLEEVGRDTYHHTFFEMLGNWSFGDYYKREAIEWAWELLTAVWGIEKKRLFATVYETDHEAEELWKGVTDIDPSHVLRFGKKDNFWEMGETGPCGPCSEIHIDLTSDYSGGHLVNAGDPRVMEIWNLVFIQYDRDAQGTLTPLPAKHVDTGMGFERICAVLQGKKSNYDTDVFMPVISRIASITDKRYSGSPDDPQSEVDVAFRVIADHVRMLSFAIADGGIPSNEGRGYVMRRILRRAARFGRTLGMHEPFIYKVVDAVASSMGDQYPEIREKQSLIERMIKGEEESFNTTLDRGLEIFESVVGRVGPSKTFPGDEAFKLYDTFGFPPDLTGLIAQERGLTVDMSRFAELMNAQKSQSKVVAGTSVAASAGGGSAATASVIPGKGAALEFTKDMDAKTLRFVGYDTLEASGSVVKSDRNELVVDPTPFYGESGGQVGDEGMIIVDGRKLAVIATLKANDAMVHVLAEEMKLARGTLVALKVGPVRRRNVERNHTATHLVHEALRRVLGTHAHQQGSLVAPDHLRFDFNHFERITPDQLNAIEDIVNEKIAQSVKVVALNDPKEWLTIEEAKRRYPNVKMFFGEKYGDRVRVVEIDPAFSVELCGGTHVKSTTDIGLFKIVAESGIASGIRRIEAVTGEGLEKYIQGRIEKAGDLDHQIERLLREKEDLERQLRQHTVHEPSPGPSPGAISLPPGMNSRDRLAAVDQAARERQDALEQLSKSTHDLRKELSKYRVKEATSGLEVIISRGVPVNGFKVVSARIEAGTADELKSLADTLREKLPSGVGVLGAVIDQKVALVCVVTDDLIKEKKLQAGKIVGELAKRVGGGGGGRPHLATAGGKDISKLDETLEQVSGIIQSMLSG
- a CDS encoding ATP-dependent Clp protease adaptor ClpS, with protein sequence MILYNDEVHTFEEVIGQIIKATGCDFPRAEALTWEVHTRGKAMVYVGEMKRCVEVSGILEEIELMTQIEV
- a CDS encoding undecaprenyl-phosphate glucose phosphotransferase encodes the protein MGLPRRNDVLIPALGVLFDAVAVESAFLISYWLRFDTSLLKLLTVGGEKPPFAAYLYGSIAVIAVWLILFQSRRMYGARRNVSLPGEFLDVVKLVSIGMLIVMSGAFFYREFSYSRLVFGLLWITSVVLICSGRAVLHLIEKSLYRSGRDLCKAVIIGSSDAAQRIFESLHNHPLLGYRLVGCFAPSAPAAGTPLASVAYLGAYNEVAPRISEEKVELALIALPQEDHLELFRMMQECEGLNVEFLLVPDIVELLASRMTVKEIEGIPFIKVKGMPMTSWGRISKRAFDLALTIPLLILFSPLFLLLALFIRLDSRGPVFFRQERVGLDGRPFRMLKFRSMNQMAESSTGPVWARDDDPRRTAVGKFLRASSLDELPQLFNVLRGEMSLVGPRPERPFFVEQFSRKDDPGKTPIPKYLDRHRMKTGMTGWAQINGLRGNTSLEERVRYDIYYIENWSLGFDLKILFRTIGALFSSNHAA
- a CDS encoding SIS domain-containing protein; amino-acid sequence: MPKNSTTTEARNRYIRRQLEESAETKQNMFDACAAGIRDALNAILLSYRKGGKVLLCGNGGSAADSQHIATELVIRMSKPDRPALAAIALTTDSSMLTAGGNDLGFENIFARQVEGLGKKGDVLIAISTSGASENVNRAIVNATKQGMTVIGFLGKGGGKAKKLVDIPIVIPSADTQRIQEGHITVAHILCGLLEHEMFG